In Paludibaculum fermentans, the genomic stretch CCACATCCGCCGCAATCGGCGGAGCCGGCTCTCCCACATACGAAATGAACTTGCTCGCCCACGGGAGGAAGTACTTCCAGTTCGGGCCGTCCGTGTGACCGCCGTCGTGCTGCCGCCACGCCAGTTGCCCTTCCAGCAGGCTGACATTCACACCCGGCATCTTGGCCGTCCGGTAATCCCCGGTCACGCCGATGTCCTTTACCCCAAGCAGCCGGAACACCGGACCCGCGGCCACCGTCGCCATGAAGCTCCCCTGTTGGTCGAGCCACTTCGCGTCGCCCTTCTCCGGAATCCCATAGCTGATGAACGTGAGCCGCGGCGCGCACAGCGCAATCAGTTCGTGCGAGTCCACCGGCACATCGCCCGCGTTCTTGCTCCCAACCGTCGCCTCCGCCGCGCCATACTTCAGGAAATTGCCGGCCATCCAGTGGTATTCGCCGGAGCCCGTCAGGTTCTCCACGGCCTCACCAAAGTTGCGGCGGTGCGGCTTGGCCCCACCTTCCCCCGAGGAGCCCACCAGCACCAGCGCGAACCGCGTGTCGTACGCCATCGTCACGAGAGCCGCTTTCCCATACCGCGAGACCCCCTCGATGCCCACATGCTTCGCATCGACAGCTGCATCGGTCTCCAGATAATCCAACCCCCGTGAAGCACCCCAACCCCAGGCCCGCAGCGCGCCCCAGTCCTCCGGCTTCCTCGGCTGGCCCTTGTTCACCAGCCCGATGATGCCCTTGGTCAGTCCCGCGCCGTTGTCGGCCTGCACGCTGCCCGGATTCAGCAGCGCGTAGCCCCAGCCCGCCGCGATCAACTGCATCGTCGATGGCGGATCCGTCCCCGCCATGGCCGCAAATCGGGCCATGGCTGCCGGCAGCGGCGTGGGAGGCAGCGCCGCCCGGCCGAACATCATCATCACCGGAACCGGCTTCTTCGTCCAAGCCGGAGTCACCACCACCATCTGGATCTCCACACTGATCGCAGGGCACAGGCTGTTATCCGCACGGCCCGTGAGCTCCTTCGCGATGACTGGATACGGCCCCACCATGTCGTTTACTGTCTTGGTAACAGTCCACGTGATCTTCGGAACGACGGGAGGAACCCGGCCCAGCACCTCACGGTCAAAGTCCTCCACGATCTCCGGCCGCCGCTGCTTCCACCACGCCTCAGCCGTCGTGACCGGCTGCCCGTTCTTCAACGTCAGAACGGCCGGGTAGTCCGGAAAGGGATTGGCCGTGGCTTCGTCGTAGTTCGCATGATTCGGCGCGCTCTCGTTCCCGCTCGGACCCGGCCGCAGCGCCTTGATGCCGAGCTGCTCCATCATATTGCGATGGTCTTCGGCGGCGGTCCAGTTTTTCGGTTCAGGAGACTGGCCGTTCACTGCAAACAGCATCGAAGCAGCGAACAACAGGGACATTGAGCGGGACAGGCAATTGGGGCGGCTAGGCATCGTGGACTCCCGGAATTGGCAGCACCTAGTGTATCGATTCATTTCCCCGGTTGCAGGCCCTTGGGGGAGGCATGCACGAGCCAGCTCGCCGGCTTCCAGCCTGATTTGCAGCCTGGACCGGTGCCCGGATAGCCTCTCAATCCAGCCTTTCCACTTCAGCCTCACCTTCCACACTCCAGCGGGAAGCTAAAATTCATCCATGAGGTTGCTGGCCCTATTCACCCTCCTCGCCACAGTTCTCAATGGGTGCGAATCCGTCACCTTGATCTGGATGCCCTTCACCAATTCCGCCGATCCGCTCTTTCGCATCATTGAGAATGACCGCGCCGGATACATCGACGCCCAGGGGCGCGTCGTGATCCCGCCGACCCTTCGGTTCATGAGCGAGGGCGGCCAGGCTTTTCACGACGGTCTGCTTTCGCTTGGGATATCGGCTGGCCCATTCCTCGACAGCAAGGGGCAAAAGGTTCTGGACAACCACTTCTATCGCGTCTGGAACTTCTCCGAAGGCCTGGCCGCGGCCATGGAGACCTCAGAATCCGCTTGGGGCTACATCGACCGCTCCGGCCAGTTCGTGATCCCACCGAAGTTTCCGTTC encodes the following:
- a CDS encoding glucuronyl esterase domain-containing protein; amino-acid sequence: MPSRPNCLSRSMSLLFAASMLFAVNGQSPEPKNWTAAEDHRNMMEQLGIKALRPGPSGNESAPNHANYDEATANPFPDYPAVLTLKNGQPVTTAEAWWKQRRPEIVEDFDREVLGRVPPVVPKITWTVTKTVNDMVGPYPVIAKELTGRADNSLCPAISVEIQMVVVTPAWTKKPVPVMMMFGRAALPPTPLPAAMARFAAMAGTDPPSTMQLIAAGWGYALLNPGSVQADNGAGLTKGIIGLVNKGQPRKPEDWGALRAWGWGASRGLDYLETDAAVDAKHVGIEGVSRYGKAALVTMAYDTRFALVLVGSSGEGGAKPHRRNFGEAVENLTGSGEYHWMAGNFLKYGAAEATVGSKNAGDVPVDSHELIALCAPRLTFISYGIPEKGDAKWLDQQGSFMATVAAGPVFRLLGVKDIGVTGDYRTAKMPGVNVSLLEGQLAWRQHDGGHTDGPNWKYFLPWASKFISYVGEPAPPIAADVAAPRMDANSIVAHGQLVEKAKKGRIDIYFEGDSITRRWGATDYPEFLANWKRNFSGWNAADFGWGGDRTQNILWRLNNGELEGVNPKVVVVMAGTNNIGSRTVRGSEDALIADVSKGLQAVVDAIRSKAPNATIIVTGIFPRNDNMAAMPVINGINANLAKTADGAKVRYLNINDKLADSQGVLRPGMMSADKLHPVEPAYQAWADALKPLFQELLGAPAQEDLAPPPTGDPSAHR